The following DNA comes from Magnolia sinica isolate HGM2019 chromosome 18, MsV1, whole genome shotgun sequence.
GATATACGAGCACCAGAGGCTACATAATAAAAAGCAAAAGCAAAagatttcagattttgaggagcTACTGGTAAAATACATGAGAGACGTGCATTTGTTCGAAGTGTAGTGACTTTAGATCTGGATCACGGACAAAGGAGGGGACATGAATATGGATCACAGACTCATGAGAGTAGCTTGAGTTATATACCACAATATGAGTATGGATATGGACTTAGTAGATATGTGACGAGCTACTCTAACAATTACGGCACATCGTTTTTCGACTACAATCAAGAGTTCGTTTTTGCATACGAGCAGGGATATGGGCAACAATATGGATACCCATGAGCTCCATCTATGCCCTTCTCAAATCCATATCAGTCAGATTGTGACAATTACGCAGTACTTGCATATGGTCGTATTGGTTCATTTCGAAGAGAATAAGTATTAATGTTATGTCATGGAATATCCTAATCGTACCATTCTACTATAACATGGGCACAATATTGTTAATTTGTGAAGCAACAATATTATTCCCAACCTCATCAAGATAAAGATGATGATTATGAGCCACCGCACAACTTTACGTGGGTCTAAGTAACAACCAATCACATCAGTCATAAGTATATTTCTCaatttctacttcttttgcttttgaatgcaatagttgtgttttcatacatgtcttcttatatttataaatattatgaattcaatttaaatatatttgcattatttcagtcagacaacatatatcctagaaccttatacaaaggaaacttgttATATACGCtttttttaagatgttatgatttaaaaatgtgtattaaagcctttaaaaaaaaatctgaaattttattgaaaaattcaactaatttcccaatgtttctcatGTTTCTAAAAAAAGTACcgtaaattacctgatacaaacaaTACATCCCGTGCAACAACCagtacgtatctgtatcccaaggatgggataccaatatttcgaacactggctgaGACATATCACATGTGCACAAAATCTGGAAGACTGGAACAATCATCAAGTGGCTCTTATCATGAATGTGCCATAGACCAAATTCGACACCAGCCAGACAATCCCAACTGCTGCAATGATTAAGGCCGTTGTACATAACATCCATACAGGTAAATTTGTTTAGGCTACTGCAGCCAAAGTCCAAACCATGACATGAAGAAAAGCAAAAGAATAATCACTCCTTTAAGCCCAATTAGGAAGCTTCTACTAATGGAAGCACATGGAAGATCTTCCGCAGAATGGCTACCTGGAGGTCAtgtccaatagcaaccttcaCAGCATCAGACTGGTATTTGGTgcactactgaattgaattgcaatatcaGTTAAATAAAGCGAAAATGACCAAATTGCAGATATTTAAGTAGTTATATTGAGTGGCATCGGCATCACAATtctgttactttcaagttgggtGTGAAAGGACATGAATTTCTTGTAGAAGCCCATGCAACAAAAAGCTGTGGGACCTGCAGTAATAGTgtgttacaacttacatccactCCGAACATTtgcaccagctcattttaggacataagagtCTGAAAATaatgccaatccaaaactcaggtgggccacacacagggAAAAGTAGGAATGGGGACGGCTACCGTTGAACCTTCCTGCGGCTCACACGGCTTTATGATAGACAGGCTCTCTACAAAAGAAATCCATGTCCGTTAAAGGATGTAACTGTAATTAGATGGCTGATTCCTTGTTATGAACACTAATCTACCTACAATTGGGTCACTACCTCTCTACTGAACTTCACTGACTATTGGGGTTCAACTCAGTGGTGCATTCAAACCCAGCCCAAAAGAACTGTGCTGACCTTCTGAAACATTCATCAGCTCTCCACTAAGATATTTGAAATCACCTGATCAGAATATTCTCTGCAGCAAACCAACCTCTACAATTAATGGAACAAAACTCGaatgatacaacaactatcaTCAAATGTTGCTCAACTTTAGGGCCTCTTTGGATTGCAGTAAAAGAAAAACTCAAGggttttctattgtttttttttttttttgagaattaacGTAGAAGAAAGACTCAAGGGTTTTCTATTGTTTAGACCCCTTGtgctgtttggatagcaaaggaaataGTAAGATTGAAAATTAGCCTTTTTCATAGTCAAAACCTCACACATAGGATATGAGGTGACCATTGTAAAAGTGATATGAGATTttcacttgctatccaaacaagactCAAATATAGAATTCTTGGGAATCCTTGTTTCAATGGAGTTCACAGAATCCATTGGAAATCTATCATTCgataatcattacacttttcttttcccacaatccaaacaggcccttagtggctAGAGATAGCAGGGTAATGACAGCAAGTCTATTTCCTAGCTAATAAACCCCAAAATATGCATATTGGAGCGGCACCAGACAAGGAAGTCTAAGAAAACCTATATGTAAAGCTATAAACATACAAGTCAAAGAAAGATATTTAAAACAAGCTCGAACGctaaatggattggatgtgaTCAAACAAATGTATTTCTGGCATGTTGGTAAAGTCATCAGATTGTTTGAAAATCATGGTTGTGCTTAGTCATCTTCAGTTTGTGTTATGCTAGATCATCACACGTAAGATTGAAAATTAGCCTCTTTCATAGTCAAAATCTCACACATAGGATATGAGGTGACCATTGTGAAAGTGATATGAGATTTTCACTTGTTATCCAAACAAAACTCAAATATAGAATTCTTGGAAATCCTTGTTTCAATGGAGTTCACGGAATCCATTGGAAATCTATCATTCgataatcattacacttttcttttcccacaatccaaacaggccctcagtgGCTAGAGATTGCAGGGTAATGACAGCAAGTCTATTTCCTAGCTAATAAACCCCAAAATATGCATATTGGAGCGGCACCAGACAAGGAAGTCTAAGATAACCTATATGTAAAGCTATAAACATACAAGTCAAAGAAAGATATTTAAAACAAGCTCGAATGCTAAATGGATTGGATGTGCTCAAACAGATGTATTTCTGGCATGTTGGTAAAGTCATCGGATTGTTTGAAAATCATGGTTGTGCTCAGTCATCTTCAGTTTGTGTTATGCTAGATCATCACACGTAAGATTGAAAATTAGCCTTTTTCATAGTCAAAATCTCACACATAGGATATGAGGAGACCATTGTGAAAGTGATATGAGATTttcacttgctatccaaacaaaacTCAAATATAGAATTCTTGAGAATCCTTGTTTCAATGGAGTTCACAGAATCCATTGGAAATCTATCATTCGATAATCATTATacttttcttttcccacaatccaaacaggcccttagtggctAGAGATTGCAGGGTAATGACAGCAAGTCTATTTCCTACCTAATAAACCCCAAAATATGCACATTGGAGCGGCACCAGACAAGGAAGTCTAAGATAACCTATATGTAAAGCTATAAACATAAAGTCAAAGAAAGATATTTAAAACAAGCTCGAACACTAAATGGATTAGATGTGCTCAAATAGATGTATTTCTGGCATGTTGGTTAAGTCATCAGATTGTTTGAAAATCATGGTTGTACTTAGTCATCTTCAGTTTGTGTTATGCTAGATCATCACACGTAAGATTGAAAATTAGCCTTTTTCATAGTCAAAATCTCACACATACGATATGAGGTGACCACTGTGAAAGTGATATGAGATTTTCACCTGCTATCCAAACAAGACTCAAATATAGAATTCTTGGGAATCCTTGTTTCAATGGAGTTCACAGAATCCATTGGAAATCTATCATTTgataatcattacacttttttttttcccacaatccaaacaggccctcagtgGCTAGAGATTGCAGGGTAATGACAGCAAGTCTATTTCCTAGCTAATAAACCCCAAAATATGCATATTGGAGTGGCACCAGACAAGGAAGTCTAAGATAACCTATATTTAAAGCTATAAACATACAAGTCAAAGAAAGATACTTAAAACAAGCTCGAACGCTAAATGGATTGGATGTGCTCAAACAGAGATGTATTTCTGGCATGTTGGTAAAGTCATCAGATTGTTTGAAAACCATGGTTGTGCTTAGTCATCTTCAGTTTGTGTTATGCTAGATCATCACACGTTAACTCTCTTTTTTTGGTCTGCTCTAATGATTCTGTAAGCTACGTTTGCCTGTATGAAAAGAGAACAATGTTGGCTGATGGGCTAAATCGCGATTGGGTTACCTTCAAAACAAAGGAGCATTGGAAGCCAGGACTATTGTTCAGTGGTAGAAGGATTTGAGAGCAGCATCTGCGTCGTTGATGGGAAAGGCTTGAGTAGGAGGGTAGAAACATGGACAGCATATGAATGAACTGCCAGATCCTTACGCCCTACATTTGGCATGGAATCCAACAATTAGTTTACTTTATCATCATTTTGTTAATTAATAATGGACAGATAATAttagaaaaagaacaaaaatatgAAGAGATGTAGATGCCAAAAGGAAGAATATAGAATCGTCCAAAGTCACCAATACAAATTACAAATTGTTTTCAAAATCCTGTCTTTCAAATGTGAGTCAGCCAGAATCTTTGTAAGCCTTCCTACCCACTTGTTAAACAAGATGTCTCACTTAAACAAAATGAGAGTTCCGTCAGCTCAGGCAACTTCTAGGCTGCCTATTTAATCAAtgtttaatgcaggggcattttcacgctGGGCTTGAGTggagtagcctgtgggatgcggggacacactcggggtgggtgacccatgagatttggggcccacgggggagatctcgtgttcgagactcctcaccaggggtgattaatgcgcatttcacaccaggctcgagtggggtagcccgtgggatgcgaggacatgctcagggtgggcggcccatgtgatttggggcccacgaagggggttcggccgaggtcctaacccatgtgatgtggggcttgggctatgagataaagggattaattcgccatactctaacagttcgagcttttagagcaagtggttaattgtcctgcatcaatgttGGTGTCTCCTTCAATTAAAATCTTTTAGGAAAACGAATTACGAAGAACTCTAATTCCTTCCCCTTAGTACTTCAGCTTCCTCGGCATTGGAAGCTCCCCACCCTGACCAACACCCACCTACACCAGACAGACCTAGATTTCTGAGCAAAGAGTTATCGAAGTAAAGTTTCCAACAACTGGGTTAGATGGTCTCCATCTTGCAACCATTTTCATATTAGCAGGCTCACTCCAAATGACCACTTCCCAATTCCTTTCCAAATCTGTAACTACACCCTTCAAATTCGTTCCTTACAAAGGCCAACTGATGATGGAAAAGTAATTGGTTTGCAACCCACACAAGCTTCCGTAggattttcttcctcttttcttaaACAGTCTATATAACTCTTAGAATCCCTTTCATCTATGTCACAACGACattgttaaaaaagaaaatccaaCGGCGACActttatttctaaaaatctacCATGACATGGCTATATAAGGGAATACCTTTGTTTATTTACTATGGCATTATTTATATGGTTCTACAATGAAATTGGCAGGCCAGTTTAACATACAAAATAGAATAAATGAAACAATAAACTCCCAATGTAGGGTAACAAACACATGCCTTTTGAGCAAGGCAATGAGACTTACCTTTTTACACTGGTAGCAAAGTTCGAACTGAGCCAGACCTTGATACACCATGTGAAAAGCCAACCAGGCCAGCCAAATCTGCAGAATGGTTCAGACTCAAAGTGCTTGGATATCAGTACATGCTAAAAACCAATGCACCAACCGATGATGGTATCAGAACACATGCATTGATTCAATGCCAATGCTCAAAAGCTAGACATCCAGGATATATGAAAGCTCTGActatataaaatgaaaaaaaaaagtttgatatACAGAATTCTCGACATCCATCTACCCAGCAAAACAGGGATTAGCATTTCTAACCTTGTTAAACAGTAGAATGAATATAAGAAATCTAAGAAAGGAGCTACTCCTAATACATCAATGAAGAAATTTCGATGCTGGGCAAACTGAATCTGCAGAACAAGTTACTATTCTGCAAGCAGTTGTAGGCTCTCTTTGGCTggctaactctaataaaaaatgGCGAACCATCCTCCTATACATGACATGTTCACCATCTGAAACTTGATGGAAACAATGGCAGCATATAGGTAGGTGTTGGTATCTCTAGACGATCCTTTTGCAGTTGCCGTGTGAGTCATTTGAATAATATTGTCAACAAGGAAGCTATGGTTCTCAGCATCAGGTAATAATTCAGTCAGTCCTCACGCCCAGTTGAAAAATCTTCCGCCTTTATTTCCCATTCCTGTCCCCGCAAGACTTGATGCAAGAACAGATCTGGAATCTGGCCGCCATTTGAACTCTTTAAGAACAGAAAGTAAATTTGAAAGGGCAGGAGTGACTTCACTGTCCCGTATATTGTTACACGATACTATTCTAAGCCTTTGAAGCTCCTTCCAAGAAAGAACAACGGACTCCAAACCATCTGCTGTCAGTAATGAGCATCCTTCCAGAGATAGAAGCTTTACCCTCCTGTGACAAAAGTAGTGAGCCATTAGCATGAAACCTATGTGTTAATTGATTCCAGAAAAGCTAAATTTGTTCAATTCCATCTTGTCACTCAATGCATGTTGCTATAATGAATTAGTTCCAGTTTCCAGCAGTCAATTTTTGCAAAACTTTTCTCTACATGCGGAAATGAGTGTTCAATGTATCGGTGACATTTTTGGATGGTATTTTTGGCATCGCACGCCAACGATGTGAAATCATCCAGGAATATGAAAGTTTGACAATGATACATGCCAATAGATCTCGATATTTGCGACATTCTGCCGATATATAATTGATATTTGCAATATTTCGACTGAAGACAGCAAAAATCAGAAAATATTAACAAATAAACTATTTTCTGGACACATTTTTTGGAATATTCTCTTTATAGTTGTGCTTTAACAACTCCAAATccaacgatttttatttttattttttgcattaaaACACAAATTTGGTGCAGAAATCAACATGGGAGACGGATTTCGAAGCATAGTTTTGTCTGAAACCACAGTTTGTACCCTAAACAATGGAAAACTATTATGATAGTTCTTTCGGTCAATGTTTTGAACTTGAACTGTGTAAATGTGTCTTTTAATATCTttagtttcactgaaaaattccaccattttcccaaaGCATCCCCAATGTTTCTCTCAGACTGCAATACATGCAACATTTCCCAACGTTTCATATGATATTTCTCTATTACAAGGCCAAGGTTGAGATACCAATACTGCGGACACTAGCAGAAGCATCCAATAACTAGCCAACTTGATTATCAAAAGGCATCAATGATGTTTTGACCTGTTTCTTCCTCTGTAATTagaaatctctcttcttcttctttttttttcctatgaTTCTGTAATTAGAACTCTTGTAGTAATCATCAAGATCAATCCACCATTCTCACTGTAGTTTGATAACAGTTATGACTTTTGAGTGGTGGGAATTCACGACTGCCAGGACACAAGAAGGGTACAATATGATTATAACATCTACTGTGCGCGATAAAAGACACAAGTTGAGTACAAGGATTCTGCAATTGTGCTGTTGATATGGGattttttctattatttaatAGCAACAGACAATTCTATTTAAGAAAAAGAAATACAACATATCATACCACTGTGAGGCTAACTGTTTGGCTGATTCTCTGGCTAAGGGGTTCTCCGAGCTACTGGTGATGGATATCGtcaaaaagaaagcaaaaaaaagaagaagaaggaggaggaggaggaggaaagaTAAAAACCAAATGGCCGACAACTAGGGGCCCACTCGTCACTCTAGAGAGTCTATCAGCCACCTCGATTACATTGCTTGGGACTGAGGGGATCAGATCCAAGGTATGTACAAGGGATTTGATTTCTTAAATACACAAGGCAAGCCTCCAAGACCCCATTTATTGGAGAAAATCCACTGAAATGAAATACAGTTATTTCCTTCAATAATAAACTTTCTGGAGATATTCACAACTCTTCTCCAAGTGAAAGTGAATTCGCAGCAATTGGCCCCACCTAGCAAGGCCCTAAGCAAGACAACAATACCTTCGCCTTCTCATCTCTCAGGAGTCAGGACGGCACCTATCCTCAGGCACCCTGGCCTCTTCCTCTAGAGCATATGCCAAAATTAAGCTTTAGAAAACCAGAAGTGGACAGGACCTCTCTGACCTACGATTGTACTTATTGGATCCCTGCCTTCCAGTCTGACAAGAGGTTTGAATTGGAGCACACCCAGAACTCCAGTCCCGCAAGGTCCCAATCAATGATCATAGGAGTGATTCTTTGCTTAATCATATCAGCCAACATGACTTTGATCATGGGCGTGAAGATCCTCCAATTCAACTCCTTCCACAAGCCTCATAAGATTTCAAAAGGCACCATCATCCATAGAATTGTCTTCCTAGATTGAATCTGCCAGGCGACCGCACAAGAATCAACTCAAAAAGGGACCCATTGAGAGTCCACAAGGAACTGAGCTGGCCAATGAAATGACCCCAAATTGTCTGTAACAATGAACAAGTGATCCACATTTTCTTCTTTCTGACACATGAAGCACATGTAAGAGAGGCCCACCAGCACTTGTCCAGATTGTCCAGTGTAAGAATTTGCTTGTAGTAGCTACCCATGCAAACACTTGGAACTCTACGGGGACACCCCAAACTTTGGCACATGGTGAAGGGCCTCCCTTGTAGGAGGTAAGAATTCATGGAATCATTTGCCACTCAACGTCCAATTTCCAATTTTCCTATCCTCAGTCAAACGATCAATCAGACATTGCAAAGAGTGCTTAAAAACCTTCAGAAAGATTCCTTTATAACCCAATGTTAAGCACAACTGCGTAGGAGACTCTTAACAATCCTTTGACCTTCTCATCCAAAGACTAGATAGAGGAAACAATGCCTGAGATGACTTGGCCAAAGGAACCTAATCAATCCAAATATCTTTCCAAAACCAAAATAGATCACCCTTACCAATGAGAAAAGTGGATTCCCTTCCCCAAAACACCGCCTGCCTTGCAAGAAATGTCCCTACTCGCGTCATCCAAGAGCATTTCCACCTTACTAATCGTTTGCCACACATCCAACCCGCCTAATCTTGTGGGCACACCTCGCAACCAATTCCCTTTGGGCTCACCATAATTCCTAAAAATCACTTCTTTCCACAAGGACTTGGGTTTCGTCCAAATCTCCACCACCACTTACGCAAAAGAGCCCAGATTCTCCCTCTCTAATCCTTCCCACCCCAATTCCTCCTtctcttagggggtgtttggcgcgtggaattaagtgggatggaattgataTTTTGCAATGATGACATGGTGTCATGGTTTGTCTGCAAATCCCATGGCTTTGTAGATACCGTATGTTATATTTGGATTGTAAAGATTGAAAAGTTAAATCCTAGGATTCATCTGAAATCAAGTTTGAATTGATAGATGGGATCAACAAATCCCACCGTCCACTTACTGACACTGTTTGGAAATGTCACAGGCTTTCCTATTGtattgattacaagttatttggaccccactgtgatgtatgtgttatatccacaccgtccatccattttccgtgatcgttttatggcatgggtcaaaaaataaagaaaatcaaaagcttacatacatggaccacactagaaaGTAGTAGAGATAATGACATTGATagctgaaaccttcttagggcccgccgtgatgtatttttaaCTATCAAACCTGttcacttggatgaagggaaaacacaaatatcggcttgatccaaaacttctgtgaccctctagaacttttcaacagtaggcattcaatctgcattgctttatgtggtgtggtccatgtgagcgttcgatctgcttgattttttggtccatgccctaaaatgatcttgaaaaatggatgaatggtttatatatattcaatatatcatggtggggcccacagagcttgctgacatcaatgtACTCCTTAGTTGGATCGTCAGAGAGCATGAGCGGGATGGCATGCtacatttcaaatttcaaatggatttgAAAAGACTCCTACAATTCCATGAAATTCTTTGTAATCCTCCACAATACATATCTCATTTTCTGATGCATATATACTTGGTAAAACAAACATGGTGTGGGATTTAATTGATGGTATtgtcaattccatcccacttaatcccatctaattccatgcgccaaatgcctCCTTACAGGCTTTTGCATCTCCTTCCAGTTCATGAGGTGAAGTTCATGCCCTAATCCTCTCCCTGCCAATAGAAAACACCTTTGAGGCCGAATGTATACCACTGTCATTGGAATCTTGAAAAAGGAGAACAAATAGACCCGAAGGTTAGATGACAGGTTTAATTAATGTAATTCTAACTCCCAAAAAAGATGTAACCCTTCCCACCTAGCCAGCTTTCTCTATCCTCTCAACAATGGGAATGCCAAAAAGAGACTACTTTAGAAGTACCCCCAAGAGGGCGTCCATGATAATGGCAGGGgagattttcttctctcttttttttttcttttttttttttttgtacatccCAATGCTGCCAATGTCCTCCTAATTTTCCGCCACTCTAACCATAGCGCTTTTGCCCAGATTCGCATGAAGACCAACGACATCTTAATACATTACAGGATATCCTCTAGATCAATAATCTACTCTGGTGATGCTCCGCATAACTCGGAGTATCATCCAGGAACTTAAGATTGGTTGCTACCATTTCTAGATTGTTGACACCAAAGCCTTTAaggggtgtttggtgcatggaattagatgggattaagtaaGATGAAATTAACAATACCACCAATTAAATCCCATACCATGTTTGTATTCTTCAACAATTAGCAAGTATATATGCTTCGAAAAATGAGACATGTATTGTGGAGGATGAGCCATGTATTGTGGAGGATTACGAAGAATTCCATGGATTTGTATAGGAGTCTTTTcaaatccatttgaaatttgaTGTAGCACGCCACCCGCCCATGCTCTCTTATGATCCAATTAACTAGTACATTTATATccacaagctctgtgggtcccaccatgatatatggactatatccaaaccattcatccatttttcaagatcattctatgggcatgagcccaaaaatcggGTAGATTGAaagctcacatggaccacaccacataaagcaatggggattgaacgcctactgttgaaaagttcttaagggtcacataagttttggatcaagctgatatttgtgttttccctttgtctaagtctatctgatcttatgaacaagtttgatggttaaaaatacatcacggtgggtcctaagaaggtttcaactgtcaaCATCATTATCTCTATTGCTTTATAGTGTAGTCTATGTAAgcttttaattttcttcattttttgacccatgccataaaacgatcacgaaaaatggatagatggtatggatataacacatacatcacagtggggtccaaaTAACTTGTTGAAATCAATACAGTAGGAAAGCCTGCGACATTTCCAAACAGTGTTAGCAAGTGGATGGTGGATTTTGCTAATCTCACCTATTAATCCAAACATGATTTCAGATAAATCCTAGGATTTAACTTTTCAATATTTATAATCAAAACATAACATAcaatatctacaaaaccatgGGATTTGCAGACAAACTATGACACCATGTCATCATTGCAAAATATCAATTCCATCCCATTTAATTCCAcgtgccaaacacccccttaaatAAGGTCAAGACTAGAAGCATTGTCCATAGAGAGCCTCAAACCTGCGCTGCAAGGCTTGAATCCAACACCACTTGCCTAGCATTCACATTCATCTTCATTCCCACACTCCTATGATAACAGCACATTTGGattgaaatttttttcaaaatgctgCTTTTCATTGATCACAGATTCAGTGTGCACCAAACCACAACATCAGGAACACGCTTCTCATTCTCCTTGCAAGACCTGAGATTTACAGTGGAACTTCTGACCATCACTTCTTTTATTCAAGTGGTTCTCAATTTCAAGTTTAGCTTGGAGAAACCCACAAATGACCACAGCTTATGTTTGGAGAGGGCCCCACTGAATCTGTGATCTATGAGGTTCCTTTCCAAATTCTGTACCTTGCAGGGAGGAACCCACAAAATGACAGACATGTGGCTTATGTGCTACTGGTGTTgatattgaatatttgatttatgaaAAACCGGTACTTAGtaatcaaccaaaaaaaaaaaacattgcccCCAGATCCCAACAGATTAACTTATTCAGCAGCTAACATGATTCCTCAAGAAGGCGATTGAAGATCTCAACCCAAAATCTACACTTGCTTTTACTCGAGAGAAGTAACCATATGCAATGCTGTAGGAGAAGAACTCAcacgaaaataaaaaataaaaaaatcaaattataaattCAACATCTACCGCGCATTTTTTTCTTGGCCTCACAACTACTCTAGGTTTAAATTCAACTTTTTCTATGAAATGAAACTGAAtataacaaaaattgaaatacctGCAAATAGTTGCAATGCCGAACATCTCATCATCCAATCCCCAACAATCCTGAAATTCAATCTCCCTCACTGCCCCACATACCACAAACAATGCATTGACACTATCCTTATCCCGTAGGTGGCAACGCTGCACGTGCAACCGCTCCAGCGTCGGGCACGATCCCAGGTGCTCAACAGCCCCTGGCTTTGGATCAATTCTCTTACACCCCAGCAGCCTCAGTGTCTTCAAATTATGGCAAAATGACAGTGCGGCAATCCAGCCGCTGTCCATCCGGTGGTCGTAAAGTGTCAGCTCCTCCAGCATCAGGCAGCACTTCCCAATGGCGCTGATCCCATCGTAGCTCCCCTCGCACCCACACAGCTCCAGCTTCACCAGCCGCCTGCACCCGTGGGCCAGGATTGTCAGCCCAATGTCGGAGACCGTTGAATAGTAGAATCCATCCACGATGCCGACCAACCTCAAGATCTGCAGATTCTGGCAGGCGAAGATGGCGCGCAGGGAGAGATCGGTGCAGCGGTGGAGCTCCAGCTCCTGGAGATTCGGGCAGTCGGTAGCAATAGAGGCAAGGCCGGCCTCGGTGGCGATGAGGACGAGCTTGCGGAGGTTCGGGCAGCCGCGAGCGAGGATGCGGAGACCGTCGTCGACGGAATCCGCAGGTAGGAAGAGCTTGTCGGGGATGAAATGGCGGGCGTTGTCGTCTTCGTCGAGATCGGCGTCGAGGTGGAGGGAGATGAGGCGGTGGGTGACGTGGACGGATGAATTGTAAGGGGAT
Coding sequences within:
- the LOC131233656 gene encoding F-box protein At5g51370-like, which codes for MPLSSENYSPRKKLKKPLSLPNIWFKDQSLKHVIFNMHLRSLNDRHHHHHHLIIPDDDPSPPSPGPTSRFDHTSLLPDSILLRILSFLPPSQYNPNSLVCRRWLLLTGRLIRTVRLLDWNFLESGRLIDRFPNVTDVDLVPACIESPYNSSVHVTHRLISLHLDADLDEDDNARHFIPDKLFLPADSVDDGLRILARGCPNLRKLVLIATEAGLASIATDCPNLQELELHRCTDLSLRAIFACQNLQILRLVGIVDGFYYSTVSDIGLTILAHGCRRLVKLELCGCEGSYDGISAIGKCCLMLEELTLYDHRMDSGWIAALSFCHNLKTLRLLGCKRIDPKPGAVEHLGSCPTLERLHVQRCHLRDKDSVNALFVVCGAVREIEFQDCWGLDDEMFGIATICRRVKLLSLEGCSLLTADGLESVVLSWKELQRLRIVSCNNIRDSEVTPALSNLLSVLKEFKWRPDSRSVLASSLAGTGMGNKGGRFFNWA